The Apium graveolens cultivar Ventura chromosome 11, ASM990537v1, whole genome shotgun sequence genome has a window encoding:
- the LOC141696050 gene encoding uncharacterized protein LOC141696050: MAQRWYIYLPPNSIRSFKDLSQDFIKQFISGRVHEKSSASLMGLVQGAKESLKDYLNRFTKEALKVPDLDDKVAMIALQKGTRDELFKMSLDKRPPESMLQLLDRAEKYIKVEESKKKTTVSNEPDGNKKRKID, translated from the coding sequence atggctcaaagatggtacatcTATCTGCCCCCAAACTCGATTAGATCTTTCAAAGACTTGAGCCAAGATTTCATCAAGCAATTTATCAGTGGAAGAGTACACGAGAAGAGTTCGGCTTCTCTCATGGGCCTAGTCCAAGGAGCGAAGGAGTCCCTTAAAGATTACCTGAACCGATTCACGAAGGAGGCTTTGAAGGTCCCTGATCTTGACGATAAAGTAGCTATGATAGCCCTACAGAAAGGGACTAGAGATGAGTTATTTAAGATGTCCCTGGACAAACGCCCTCCCGAAAGCATGCTGCAGCTTCTAGATAGGGCTGAAAAGTATATCAAGGTAGAGGAAAGTAAGAAGAAGACAACAGTGAGTAATGAGCCCGATGGAAACAAGAAGCGAAAGATAGATTAG
- the LOC141696049 gene encoding uncharacterized protein LOC141696049: MDKYSRTGKGSDSYSKKNQQPRFTEYARQLKDEIEYLIRRGKFRRFTKGEDDGGKKRDNDRRDDDRRGNNRDRNPQPRGLVINMISGGPTSAGTTRNSRKAYVREVMSIVGEPSKCSKSEMTLEFGNPDLEGLKFPQDDHLGITPIIGNCPVMRVLVDNGASVDIFLHDTFIRMVYNNSQLTPSDAPIYGFNHVKCKVEGAIQLPITIGEEPREATYMLNFQVIKEASTYNAIMGITGIHAFKSVPSTYHMVLKFPTRNGVGAKGDQKMARNCYVAALRPEETRG; the protein is encoded by the exons ATGGACAAGTATTCTCGAACTGGAAAAGGCTCTGACTCCTATTCTAAAAAGAATCAGCAACCAAGATTCACTGAATATGCAAG GcaactcaaggatgagattgaATATTTAATCCGAAGAGGAAAGTTCAGGCGTTTTACCAAGGGCGAAGATGATGGAGGCAAAAAAAGAGATAATGATCGAAGAGATGATGATCGACGGGGTAACAATAGAGATCGCAACCCACAACCCCGAGGGCTAGTAATCAATATGATCTCAGGAGGTCCTACATCAGCTGGGACTACTAGGAACTCTCGAAAAGCTTATGTGAGAGAGGTGATGAGCATAGTCGGAGAGCCATCTAAGTGTTCTAAGTCAGAGATGACGCTTGAATTCGGTAACccagaccttgaaggtttgaaatttcctcaggACGATCATCTGGGTATCACCCCAATAATTGGAAATTGTCCTGTTATGAGGGTGCTAGTGGACAATGGAGCTTCCGTGGATATTTTTTTGCATGACACATTCATAAGGATGGTCTACAATAATTCTCAACTAACTCCATCCGATGCACCCATCTATGGGTTTAACCACGTGAAATGCAAAGTTGAAGGGGCAATACAACTCCCCATAACTATTGGGGAAGAGCCCAGGGAGGCCACATATATGTTAAACTTTCAGGTTATTAAGGAAGCCTCTACTTATAATGCCATCATGGGAATAACAGGGATCCATGCGTTTAAGTCCGTGCCCTCAACCTACCACATGGTATTGAAGTTCCCGACTAGAAACGGTGTTGGAGCGAAAGGAGATCAGAAAATGGCCCGCAACTGCTACGTTGCAGCACTTAGGCCCGAAGAAACTAGGGGGTAG